In the genome of Thermoanaerobacterium sp. PSU-2, one region contains:
- a CDS encoding DUF5685 family protein → MFGYIKPYKPEMKIKDYDVFKAYYCGLCKEIGRKYGEISRLTLNYELTYLAIFLSALSDEEICIRKESCVANPFKKKPIMKENPYIAYAADMNAILMYYKFLDDKKDDKSLNAALLESFFKTKYRKAYKSYLEKAEKIKRYLEALKGLEETKCSSVDVASEPFANVMKEVFLKEDLKIGDEDYAKIGQIAYHLGRFVYILDAYDDLKNDLKNGSYNPFIYQYNLSYKQTGDDELEHTLDEIKEWTKFNLTFTLSTIVKLYEHLKFKKNVGIIDNIFRVGLYMEFMRVMEGDKSCKIRTKS, encoded by the coding sequence ATGTTTGGATATATAAAGCCTTACAAACCTGAGATGAAGATAAAAGATTACGATGTTTTTAAGGCGTATTACTGTGGCCTATGCAAGGAAATCGGAAGAAAATATGGCGAGATAAGCCGATTGACTTTGAACTATGAGCTTACGTATCTTGCAATTTTTTTATCGGCCTTGTCTGACGAGGAGATATGCATAAGAAAAGAAAGCTGTGTGGCAAATCCGTTTAAGAAAAAACCTATTATGAAAGAAAACCCGTATATTGCTTATGCGGCAGATATGAATGCAATACTTATGTACTATAAATTTTTGGACGACAAAAAAGATGATAAATCTTTAAACGCAGCTTTATTGGAGTCTTTTTTTAAGACAAAATATAGAAAGGCGTATAAGTCATACTTAGAAAAGGCGGAAAAAATAAAAAGGTATTTAGAAGCTTTAAAGGGATTAGAAGAAACGAAGTGTTCATCTGTTGATGTGGCTTCTGAACCATTTGCCAATGTCATGAAAGAAGTGTTTCTAAAAGAGGATCTAAAAATTGGCGATGAAGATTATGCTAAAATCGGTCAAATCGCATATCACTTAGGAAGATTTGTGTATATTTTAGATGCCTACGATGATTTGAAAAATGATTTAAAAAACGGCAGTTACAATCCTTTTATATATCAGTACAATCTTTCTTACAAACAAACAGGCGATGATGAGCTGGAACATACACTGGATGAGATCAAGGAGTGGACAAAATTTAATTTGACTTTTACGCTTTCTACGATAGTTAAATTGTATGAGCATTTGAAGTTCAAAAAGAATGTTGGAATAATCGACAATATTTTTAGAGTTGGACTTTACATGGAATTTATGAGGGTTATGGAAGGAGATAAATCATGCAAAATCCGTACGAAGTCTTAG
- a CDS encoding QueT transporter family protein, translating to MNSKTKKIVYGALIAAVYAAVTVALAPISYGQVQVRVAEALTIMPFFSSYSIFGLFVGCIIANMIGGNGIFDVVFGSLATLISAVITYYIGKSNLRYKRYLAPLPPVVINGIIIGIELNFLYKLPLVASMLWVGLGEMIACYVLGLPLLLYIDKNDKIKSVIG from the coding sequence TTGAACAGTAAAACTAAGAAGATAGTCTACGGAGCATTGATCGCTGCAGTGTACGCAGCCGTCACAGTGGCCCTTGCGCCTATAAGCTATGGGCAAGTTCAAGTAAGGGTTGCTGAAGCATTGACAATCATGCCTTTCTTTTCGTCGTATTCCATTTTTGGACTTTTTGTTGGATGCATAATTGCAAATATGATAGGCGGAAATGGAATATTCGATGTGGTTTTTGGCTCTTTAGCGACGCTAATTAGCGCTGTAATAACGTATTATATTGGCAAATCGAATCTTAGATATAAGCGGTATTTAGCACCGTTGCCGCCTGTTGTAATAAATGGAATCATCATCGGAATAGAATTAAATTTCCTTTACAAACTTCCTCTTGTAGCTTCGATGCTATGGGTTGGATTAGGTGAGATGATAGCGTGCTATGTGCTGGGATTACCATTGCTTTTGTACATAGATAAAAATGACAAGATAAAAAGCGTTATCGGATAG
- a CDS encoding PIN domain-containing protein, whose protein sequence is MKDKILVDTSVWIEYFRDKREIVEIIDDMLLQGRIYITGLIIAELLQGVKTEKERGMLERYIDSIPTVSCDDKDWIGVGKLSFKLRRDGKTIPMSDVLIAYLAIKNDMMIFSFDGHFKMIDGVKLFDHIAV, encoded by the coding sequence ATGAAAGATAAAATACTTGTTGATACATCTGTATGGATAGAATATTTTAGGGACAAACGAGAGATTGTTGAGATTATCGATGATATGCTTTTGCAGGGCAGAATCTATATAACAGGCCTTATAATTGCTGAACTTCTTCAAGGAGTGAAGACAGAAAAAGAGAGAGGGATGCTTGAAAGGTATATTGATTCGATACCGACGGTATCATGTGATGATAAGGATTGGATTGGAGTTGGAAAACTTTCTTTTAAATTGAGGAGAGATGGCAAAACCATACCAATGTCAGATGTGCTTATTGCTTATTTAGCGATAAAAAATGATATGATGATATTCTCATTTGATGGACATTTTAAAATGATAGACGGCGTTAAACTGTTTGACCATATAGCCGTTTAA
- a CDS encoding type II toxin-antitoxin system VapB family antitoxin: protein MRTTINVSEDILKEAEMLYETNNRSKAVEEALKDAIRMKKLQHLMELKGKINFSIDSSDIEKLRSMEIDER, encoded by the coding sequence ATGCGCACGACAATAAATGTATCTGAGGATATTCTCAAAGAAGCTGAAATGCTGTATGAGACCAACAACAGGTCGAAAGCTGTTGAAGAGGCGTTGAAGGATGCCATAAGGATGAAAAAATTGCAGCATTTGATGGAACTTAAGGGAAAGATAAACTTTTCAATAGATTCTTCAGACATTGAAAAATTAAGGAGCATGGAAATCGATGAAAGATAA
- the cobS gene encoding adenosylcobinamide-GDP ribazoletransferase: MDEIKAFILSFQFMTRIPINIQIDADKNDFHRMVKYFPFVGGVVGSVASFMFFASKNIFPREIAVTVAVASSYILTGAMHIDGFADTFDGLFSNRSRDRMLEIMKDSRLGTNGVLALVFLIILKILLLNDIKGNIYSTLILMPLIGRFSIILAAYASKSARGGEGLGGLIIGKISIVELILSLLFTSFVGMIFVHFTVLLKLLAISSIVTYIITKYISMRIGGMTGDTLGAVNEFAELVIAVSMYLMSAIKL, translated from the coding sequence ATGGATGAGATAAAGGCTTTTATATTATCGTTTCAATTTATGACAAGGATACCTATTAATATTCAAATTGATGCAGATAAAAATGACTTTCACAGGATGGTCAAATATTTTCCCTTTGTAGGTGGGGTTGTTGGCTCTGTTGCAAGTTTCATGTTTTTTGCTTCTAAAAATATATTTCCCCGGGAAATAGCCGTCACAGTAGCTGTAGCATCATCGTACATTCTGACAGGTGCTATGCACATCGATGGGTTTGCAGACACATTCGATGGTCTTTTTAGCAACAGAAGTCGGGATAGAATGCTTGAGATAATGAAGGATTCAAGGCTTGGGACGAATGGAGTTCTCGCTTTGGTTTTTTTAATAATTTTAAAGATATTGCTTTTAAATGACATCAAAGGCAACATATATTCTACATTGATATTGATGCCTCTTATTGGACGTTTTTCCATAATTTTAGCAGCGTATGCATCGAAATCAGCGAGAGGTGGAGAAGGGCTGGGAGGACTTATCATTGGCAAAATATCTATCGTGGAATTAATATTAAGCTTATTATTTACATCGTTTGTTGGCATGATTTTTGTCCATTTTACAGTGTTGCTGAAGCTTTTAGCTATCTCATCAATTGTCACGTATATTATCACTAAGTACATATCTATGAGAATAGGTGGTATGACAGGTGATACATTAGGTGCTGTCAATGAATTTGCAGAGCTTGTGATTGCTGTTTCGATGTATCTAATGAGCGCCATAAAATTGTAG
- the cobU gene encoding bifunctional adenosylcobinamide kinase/adenosylcobinamide-phosphate guanylyltransferase, with the protein MDLIMVTGGARSGKSQFAESLAVKYAGNSVLYIATSIPFDDEMKERVRRHRERRPKEWETVEAYKGIFDIIRSTDKKAVLLDCLTVMVSNLLLEIDMTWEEKDLEDVVRAEEKISREVDGFIKASKEKDKDVIVVTNEVGMGLVPEYKLGRIFRDISGRMNKKIAENADYVYFMVSGIPLEIKNNSLR; encoded by the coding sequence TTGGATTTGATTATGGTGACAGGTGGCGCAAGGTCTGGCAAAAGCCAGTTTGCAGAAAGCCTTGCTGTAAAATATGCTGGGAACAGTGTCCTTTACATAGCCACATCTATACCATTTGACGATGAGATGAAAGAAAGAGTTAGAAGGCACAGAGAAAGAAGGCCAAAGGAGTGGGAAACAGTAGAAGCTTACAAAGGCATTTTTGATATAATAAGAAGCACAGATAAGAAAGCTGTGCTTTTAGACTGTCTGACAGTGATGGTGTCTAATCTGCTTTTAGAGATAGATATGACGTGGGAAGAGAAAGATTTAGAAGATGTAGTAAGAGCCGAAGAAAAAATAAGCAGGGAAGTTGATGGCTTTATAAAAGCCTCTAAAGAGAAGGATAAAGATGTAATAGTCGTGACAAATGAAGTTGGAATGGGACTTGTCCCAGAATATAAATTGGGAAGGATATTTAGGGACATATCAGGTAGAATGAACAAAAAAATTGCTGAGAATGCCGATTATGTCTATTTTATGGTTTCAGGCATACCCTTAGAAATAAAAAATAATAGCTTACGGTGA
- the cobD gene encoding threonine-phosphate decarboxylase CobD has protein sequence MDKYEHGGNIYIYDKDVIDFSSNINPFGFPECIKDSIDIADLTKYPDVNYTKLKNSISKYTELKSENIIVGNGASELIYLFVRAFSIKKPLIPSPAFLEYERAATLSGGNPLYYRISEKNGYVIDVNEIANRLKEVDSIIIGNPNNPTGKALKRKDVEYMVKEAKKLDLPVMIDEAFIEFICDYEEYQSLDLINDYDNLFVVRAATKFFGLPGLRLGYGFGSENLIKRLEAYKEPWTVNVFADTAGRKIFDDVKFMKNTRKYIKEEINYLTKELKKVDELVVFDTQVNFMLIKLKNRRVNDLKEELLKRGILIRDASNFRYLDDKYFRVAVKSHCDNVKLVESIKEVLK, from the coding sequence ATGGATAAATACGAACATGGTGGCAATATTTATATTTACGATAAAGATGTGATAGATTTTAGCTCAAACATAAATCCTTTTGGCTTTCCGGAGTGTATAAAAGATTCCATTGATATTGCGGATTTGACAAAGTACCCTGATGTAAACTACACAAAATTAAAAAATTCTATTTCAAAATATACAGAGCTGAAAAGTGAAAATATAATAGTAGGAAATGGCGCTTCTGAACTTATCTACCTTTTTGTACGGGCATTTTCTATTAAAAAGCCTCTTATTCCATCACCTGCTTTTTTGGAATACGAAAGAGCAGCTACATTGTCAGGCGGAAATCCTTTGTACTACCGGATTTCTGAAAAAAATGGATACGTGATTGATGTAAATGAAATAGCAAATCGCCTCAAAGAAGTGGATTCTATCATCATAGGAAATCCAAACAATCCTACAGGAAAGGCATTAAAGCGAAAAGATGTGGAATACATGGTGAAGGAAGCGAAAAAGCTTGATTTGCCGGTGATGATAGATGAAGCGTTTATAGAATTTATATGCGATTATGAAGAATACCAGTCTTTAGATCTTATAAATGACTACGATAATCTTTTTGTAGTAAGAGCTGCCACTAAATTCTTTGGGCTGCCTGGATTGCGCTTAGGATACGGTTTTGGAAGTGAAAATTTGATAAAGAGATTGGAAGCTTATAAAGAGCCTTGGACGGTAAATGTTTTTGCTGATACAGCAGGGAGAAAGATTTTTGATGATGTCAAATTTATGAAAAATACGAGAAAATACATAAAAGAGGAAATAAATTATTTGACGAAAGAGCTTAAAAAGGTAGATGAATTAGTCGTTTTTGACACGCAGGTCAATTTTATGCTTATAAAGTTGAAGAACCGGCGAGTTAATGATTTAAAAGAAGAATTGTTAAAAAGAGGGATACTGATAAGAGATGCATCAAATTTCAGGTATTTGGACGATAAGTATTTTAGAGTGGCTGTAAAAAGCCATTGTGACAATGTAAAACTGGTAGAATCTATAAAAGAAGTTCTAAAATGA
- a CDS encoding AIR synthase related protein has protein sequence MIEKYRDVLIIHEGDVAFAVSCDSTGAIGEKENDVLKVDAEMVGRAAIKVALSELLCIGAWPIAISDALSNEMNPTGIKIIDGIKKELVENEIYDVALTGSTEENFPSTMTGVGVTAIGRAAKEDLKVRKAMAGMEVGLFGYPRVGQEVLRFNDILSLKDYVKIFRCNEIAEAIPVGSKGVKYELDVLKFTSGLDLLRKYDDEIDDEKSGGPSTCCIVVYKEDDRQIVKNLLDKPFIRLGRLF, from the coding sequence ATGATAGAGAAGTACAGGGATGTTTTAATCATACACGAAGGCGATGTTGCATTCGCCGTATCATGTGACAGCACAGGTGCAATCGGGGAAAAGGAAAATGATGTTTTAAAGGTAGATGCTGAGATGGTAGGTAGAGCAGCCATAAAAGTTGCATTATCAGAGCTTTTGTGTATTGGTGCTTGGCCAATCGCAATATCAGATGCCTTGTCAAATGAAATGAATCCCACTGGCATTAAGATCATAGATGGAATAAAAAAAGAGCTTGTTGAAAATGAGATATATGACGTTGCTTTAACTGGCAGCACAGAGGAAAATTTCCCCTCAACTATGACAGGTGTTGGCGTGACAGCAATTGGAAGGGCAGCGAAAGAGGATTTGAAAGTGCGAAAGGCTATGGCAGGCATGGAAGTAGGACTTTTTGGTTACCCCCGTGTTGGACAAGAGGTTTTGCGTTTTAATGATATTCTTTCCCTTAAAGACTATGTGAAAATATTTAGATGCAATGAAATAGCAGAAGCAATTCCTGTAGGGTCAAAGGGAGTAAAGTATGAGCTTGATGTTCTTAAATTTACTTCTGGACTAGATTTATTAAGAAAATACGATGACGAGATTGATGATGAAAAGTCAGGTGGACCTTCCACATGTTGCATTGTAGTTTACAAAGAAGATGATAGGCAGATAGTTAAAAATCTCTTAGACAAGCCATTTATTCGGTTAGGAAGACTCTTTTGA
- a CDS encoding ECF transporter S component: protein MNTKTTTIKNVKTLTLVAMLIAMSAVGAMIKVYNTVAFDSLPGYFASLYFGGYIGAIVISLGHIFTALTSGFPLGIPNHIIIAVSMAVCAYFYSLAYKKFNSYVAVAVGTILNGPVATLIFVPQYGWGFFIQMVLPLTIASFANVLLASIIYKTVLKMIKR, encoded by the coding sequence ATGAATACAAAGACAACAACGATTAAAAATGTTAAAACATTGACGCTTGTGGCTATGCTTATCGCCATGAGTGCCGTTGGTGCCATGATTAAAGTTTACAATACGGTGGCGTTTGATTCACTGCCGGGATATTTTGCGTCCCTTTATTTTGGAGGATACATAGGAGCAATCGTCATTTCTTTAGGCCACATTTTTACTGCACTTACATCCGGCTTTCCGCTTGGAATACCAAATCACATCATCATTGCTGTGTCGATGGCTGTATGTGCATATTTTTATTCATTGGCGTATAAGAAGTTTAACAGCTATGTGGCAGTCGCTGTTGGTACCATATTAAATGGGCCCGTTGCAACACTTATCTTTGTACCGCAGTACGGTTGGGGATTTTTCATTCAGATGGTGTTGCCGCTTACTATTGCATCTTTTGCAAATGTCCTTTTAGCGTCTATCATCTATAAGACAGTTTTAAAAATGATAAAAAGGTGA
- the cbiB gene encoding adenosylcobinamide-phosphate synthase CbiB, whose product MEVIAAYFLDLMIGDPPGYPHPVRLMGRLISFLECKFRKIAKTERQERIAGYFLCAIVVFTSYISGYFIIYIVKEINVYLGKILDMLLIYTCLATNDLAKSAMRVYNPLKKDNIVEARKMLSFIVSRDTENLGYSDIIRGVIETVAENISDGIIGPLFYAFIGGTPLALAYKASSTLDSMVGYKNERYLNIGYASAKLDDILNFLPARITGLLIVASSFLLRYDYKNSFRILKRDRLKHESPNSAHGEAAVAGALNVELGGLNYYFGKPELKPKLGDGKEALELKHIKDTVKIMYMTSFLGFILFFSFKTILTGGI is encoded by the coding sequence ATGGAAGTGATAGCTGCATATTTTTTAGATTTAATGATAGGCGATCCGCCAGGATATCCTCATCCAGTAAGACTCATGGGAAGACTAATCAGCTTTTTAGAGTGCAAATTTAGAAAGATTGCTAAAACTGAAAGGCAAGAAAGAATCGCCGGTTATTTCTTGTGTGCCATTGTTGTCTTTACAAGCTATATAAGCGGGTACTTTATCATTTACATTGTAAAAGAAATAAATGTCTATTTGGGCAAGATTTTAGATATGCTTCTCATCTACACTTGCCTTGCAACTAATGATTTAGCGAAATCAGCTATGAGAGTATACAATCCTCTTAAAAAAGACAACATTGTTGAAGCTCGGAAGATGTTGTCTTTCATTGTAAGCCGTGATACGGAAAATTTAGGCTACAGTGATATCATAAGAGGTGTCATTGAGACAGTGGCGGAAAACATATCTGATGGTATAATTGGGCCTTTGTTTTACGCTTTTATAGGCGGTACGCCGTTGGCATTGGCTTACAAGGCTTCCAGTACACTTGACTCGATGGTTGGCTATAAAAATGAAAGATATTTAAACATAGGATATGCTTCTGCAAAGCTTGACGATATTTTAAATTTCCTGCCAGCCAGGATAACAGGGCTTTTGATTGTAGCATCATCATTTTTGCTGAGATATGATTATAAAAATAGTTTTCGCATTTTAAAAAGGGATAGATTAAAGCACGAAAGTCCCAACAGTGCACACGGGGAAGCTGCTGTTGCAGGTGCGCTAAATGTGGAGTTGGGAGGGCTTAACTACTATTTTGGAAAGCCTGAACTGAAACCTAAGTTGGGAGATGGCAAAGAAGCACTTGAATTAAAACACATCAAGGATACTGTAAAGATAATGTATATGACATCTTTTCTGGGGTTTATTTTATTCTTTTCTTTTAAAACAATATTAACAGGAGGTATATAG
- a CDS encoding cobyric acid synthase, which produces MALKIMLQGTASSVGKSLLVAALCRIFKQDGYSVAPFKSQNMALNSFITDEGLEMGRAQAVQAEAAGIKPSVLMNPILLKPSSDKNCQVILRGKVYDSMDASCYQRFKPKLLSMIKEDFDKLSQSYDIVVIEGAGSPAEINLREKDVVNMGLAELVDSPVLIVGDIDKGGVFASIAGTLLLLNDDKRERVKGVIINKFRGDLEILKPGLKMLEDIIKKDVIGVVPYMDVYVDEEDSATDAYYGRKSGGAIDIAILNLPHISNFTDFEPLKKIQDVNVRYVNKGEKIGDCDVLIIPGTKNTIGDLKVIKDAGLHHEILNLRKMGKLIIGICGGYQMLGKRISDPQHIEGPVSEMEGLGLLDIETVILNEKITTQVKAQISDDLPDFLSPLRELFVDGYEIHMGISSTGEKSFSNIITRNDEKISVSDGCVSSDGKVFGTYMHGIFENTEFTMRLVNILRSSKGLKDIDYIEDYRKFKEREYDRLADVVRKSLDINKIYQIMKGSL; this is translated from the coding sequence ATGGCACTTAAGATAATGCTTCAAGGTACGGCATCATCTGTTGGGAAGAGTTTGTTGGTGGCTGCTCTCTGCAGGATATTTAAGCAGGACGGATATTCAGTTGCACCATTTAAGTCACAAAATATGGCTCTTAATTCTTTTATAACAGATGAGGGTCTGGAGATGGGACGAGCACAAGCTGTACAAGCTGAAGCTGCAGGCATAAAACCGTCGGTGCTTATGAATCCTATACTTTTAAAGCCAAGTTCAGACAAAAATTGTCAAGTTATACTAAGAGGAAAAGTTTATGACAGCATGGATGCATCTTGCTATCAGAGATTCAAGCCGAAACTTTTAAGCATGATAAAAGAGGATTTTGACAAGCTTAGCCAGTCGTACGACATAGTAGTGATTGAAGGTGCTGGAAGTCCTGCTGAGATAAATCTTAGAGAAAAAGACGTTGTAAATATGGGATTGGCGGAGTTGGTGGATTCACCGGTATTGATAGTAGGCGACATAGATAAAGGCGGTGTCTTTGCATCGATAGCAGGCACACTATTGCTTTTAAATGATGATAAAAGAGAAAGGGTAAAAGGCGTCATAATAAACAAATTTAGAGGCGACTTAGAGATATTAAAGCCGGGCTTAAAGATGCTGGAGGACATAATTAAAAAGGATGTCATTGGCGTAGTTCCTTACATGGATGTATATGTTGATGAGGAGGACAGTGCAACGGATGCTTATTACGGGAGAAAAAGCGGTGGGGCTATTGATATTGCGATTTTAAATCTTCCCCACATATCCAATTTTACTGATTTTGAACCATTGAAGAAGATTCAAGATGTAAATGTAAGGTACGTAAATAAAGGGGAGAAAATCGGCGACTGCGATGTATTGATAATACCAGGTACGAAAAATACAATAGGTGACCTTAAAGTGATTAAAGATGCCGGACTTCACCATGAGATTTTGAATTTGAGAAAAATGGGAAAGCTTATAATCGGCATATGTGGAGGATATCAGATGTTGGGAAAAAGGATATCTGATCCACAACACATAGAAGGACCTGTTAGTGAGATGGAAGGTTTAGGATTATTAGACATAGAGACAGTTATTTTAAATGAAAAGATCACAACACAGGTGAAAGCTCAAATTTCTGATGATTTGCCTGATTTTTTATCGCCGCTTAGAGAACTGTTTGTAGATGGATACGAAATACACATGGGCATAAGTTCTACAGGAGAAAAAAGTTTTTCCAATATCATTACAAGAAACGATGAAAAAATATCTGTCAGTGACGGATGTGTAAGCAGTGATGGGAAAGTGTTTGGTACGTATATGCATGGAATATTTGAAAACACGGAGTTCACAATGCGACTTGTAAATATTTTAAGAAGCTCAAAGGGATTAAAAGATATAGATTACATTGAAGACTACAGGAAGTTTAAAGAAAGAGAGTACGACAGGTTGGCAGATGTAGTAAGAAAGAGCTTAGACATAAATAAAATTTACCAGATAATGAAAGGTAGTCTTTGA
- a CDS encoding cobyrinate a,c-diamide synthase, with translation MGKAFMIAGTHSGAGKTTITIGIIGYLSRKYKVIPFKIGPDYIDTAYHRFASGNFSYNLDVYMLGDEYVKKSFLNHALSGDVAVIEGVMGMYDGINNTSYGSSAHVAKLLNLPVVLVVDASGMAASVSALVKGYIEYDKDVKIKGVIFNRVGSEKHYKLLKECVERDLGIKAFGYLPQDDMISLSERHLGLMPIYETNGDHNFSILYDRIGEFIDVDGILDACDVELKKDDLDDGKAAAKTKEDIKIAFAYDEAFNFYYQDSLDSLIDAGVELIPFSPLRDEAIPKDVVGIYLGGGFPEVFAERLSKNHSMLSSIKGSIEKGMPVYAECGGFMYLAKKIVDLNGDGYNMVGIFDLDAIMTKRLVNFGYAEAEVVKDNVLFKKGDVIFGHVFHNSKMSGIHDDFAYEVHKPHSEEKWLCGYVYKNCLGTYVHINLLKYPNAVDRFINHCKDYGREMEKYGT, from the coding sequence GTGGGTAAAGCATTTATGATAGCCGGGACTCATTCTGGTGCGGGGAAGACTACCATTACTATTGGCATAATAGGATATCTTTCTAGAAAGTACAAAGTCATTCCGTTTAAAATAGGTCCTGATTACATAGATACGGCATATCACAGATTTGCATCTGGCAATTTTTCGTACAATTTGGATGTCTACATGCTTGGAGATGAGTACGTAAAAAAGTCCTTTTTAAACCATGCTTTATCTGGGGATGTGGCAGTCATAGAAGGCGTCATGGGGATGTACGACGGAATCAATAATACAAGCTATGGCAGCAGTGCTCATGTGGCAAAACTTTTAAATTTACCTGTCGTACTTGTCGTAGATGCATCTGGAATGGCTGCAAGTGTTTCTGCCTTAGTTAAAGGTTATATAGAATACGATAAAGATGTAAAGATTAAAGGGGTAATATTCAACAGGGTTGGCAGTGAAAAACACTACAAGCTTTTAAAAGAATGTGTCGAAAGAGATTTGGGTATAAAGGCATTTGGATACCTTCCACAGGATGATATGATAAGTCTATCCGAGAGACATCTTGGTCTTATGCCTATATATGAGACAAATGGAGATCACAATTTCAGCATTTTGTACGATAGAATAGGTGAGTTCATAGATGTAGATGGCATTCTCGATGCATGCGATGTGGAATTGAAAAAAGATGATTTAGACGATGGAAAAGCGGCAGCAAAGACAAAAGAAGATATCAAGATTGCATTTGCATACGATGAGGCGTTTAATTTTTACTATCAGGATAGCCTAGATTCATTGATTGATGCAGGAGTAGAACTAATCCCATTTAGTCCTCTACGTGATGAAGCTATTCCTAAAGATGTGGTTGGAATTTACTTAGGTGGAGGATTTCCAGAAGTTTTTGCTGAAAGATTAAGCAAAAATCATTCCATGTTATCTTCAATTAAAGGAAGCATTGAAAAGGGAATGCCAGTCTATGCGGAATGCGGTGGTTTTATGTACCTTGCGAAAAAAATTGTTGATCTAAATGGAGATGGATACAATATGGTGGGAATATTCGATTTAGATGCCATCATGACGAAAAGATTAGTCAATTTTGGCTACGCTGAGGCGGAAGTCGTAAAGGACAATGTGTTATTTAAAAAAGGAGATGTCATCTTTGGTCATGTTTTTCACAACTCGAAGATGTCGGGGATACACGATGATTTTGCATATGAAGTGCATAAACCACATTCTGAAGAAAAGTGGCTGTGCGGATATGTGTACAAAAATTGTTTAGGTACTTATGTTCACATCAACTTATTGAAATACCCGAATGCTGTAGACAGATTTATAAACCATTGCAAAGATTATGGTCGGGAGATGGAAAAGTATGGCACTTAA
- a CDS encoding ABC transporter ATP-binding protein, whose translation MTIVNVEDLHYSYGNIQALKGVNFKIDGYKMVGILGSNGSGKTTLLKNISGYLKPSKGNVFIMDKSVYKMRSKDRARIIGYVPQDMYFDFEFTSYDVVMMGRTPYLRRFQRETEKDVISVKEAMILTNTWDLKDRYVNELSGGQRQRVYIARALAQEPKILLLDEPISHLDVKYQIEVLSILKQLTTKGILVFAVLHDINLSSQFCDLILLMKDGEIISIGTPNEVITEENMKTAFSVNADVIRNPITDTPLIVISKRQGDGLTSG comes from the coding sequence ATGACAATAGTAAATGTTGAAGATCTCCATTATAGTTATGGCAATATTCAGGCTTTAAAAGGTGTAAATTTTAAGATAGATGGATATAAAATGGTTGGTATATTGGGAAGCAATGGTTCTGGCAAGACAACTCTTTTGAAAAACATTTCAGGTTATTTGAAGCCCAGCAAAGGCAATGTATTTATAATGGACAAAAGTGTCTATAAAATGCGTTCGAAAGATAGGGCGAGGATTATTGGCTATGTTCCGCAGGATATGTATTTTGACTTTGAATTTACATCTTACGACGTTGTGATGATGGGAAGGACTCCTTATTTAAGGAGATTTCAAAGAGAAACCGAAAAAGACGTAATAAGCGTAAAAGAAGCGATGATTCTTACAAACACATGGGATCTTAAGGATAGATACGTAAATGAATTAAGCGGTGGGCAAAGGCAAAGGGTTTACATCGCAAGGGCATTGGCTCAAGAGCCTAAGATTTTGTTATTGGATGAGCCGATTTCACATTTGGATGTAAAATATCAGATAGAAGTGCTTTCAATACTTAAGCAGTTGACCACAAAGGGAATACTCGTGTTTGCTGTCCTTCATGACATCAATTTATCATCTCAATTTTGCGATCTTATTTTGCTAATGAAAGATGGAGAGATTATATCAATTGGGACGCCAAATGAAGTTATAACTGAAGAAAATATGAAGACGGCTTTTTCTGTGAATGCAGATGTAATCAGAAATCCCATTACAGATACACCGCTTATTGTTATTTCAAAAAGACAAGGGGATGGTTTAACAAGTGGGTAA